GGAAGGCGGCGACCAGATCGAGTACGAAGAAGAAGACCCCGCCATCCACCGGGACTACGAGGCGGCCCTGGCCAAAGCGGGCGCGACCTGCAGAATGGGCGGCAAGCACCCCTTCTGCACGGCCAAGGCGGAGGCGGCGTAACCCAACAGGGCCGAATGCGCTAATCGTAGCCGTACAGGCAGGCTCATTTCGACGTTTCGGGAATTGCCGAAACGTGGAAGTGGATGATTTTTCTTTTTCCCCCAATCTAAGCGTTCTTCGCCGCCAACTTTCCACGCCTTCTAGCGGGCCTCCGTTCTTTTGTCTTTTGTTCCAGCCAGAGTTTAGAGCGTTACCGGAAATCTTGTGTTCGCGGGCTACCGACTGAATTTTCCCATATCACCCACTTATGGCCAATCATTTCCGTTGCCGTATTGGGTCCAGTCGGCGGCGACAAAGGCTTGGATGAAGGCGGCGGCGAATAGACCGCCACTCTGCTGTCTCATAGTAACGCGTAAGACCTTTACATTCACCAATGGCTGCGTTTGTCGCACGTTATGCACAAAGCCGGCGTCTCTGGTGAAGCAGAGATCGTAAGACTGAGCCGCCAATCGATAGAGCGCGCCGTTGTCGATTCCTTTAAGACGCAAGCTATTCACGGAATCCGCTTGATGGCCGAGGCGCCGGAGAGCCGCCAAGAGCGATTCAGGCAAGTTTTCGTCTAAGAGGATTTTCACCGGGCGGAGAGAAGATCCGAGTGAGCGAGCTCTTCAAGCGTCCCACGAATCGCTTCTTCCGTGAGGCTGGGATATTCCTTGACGATGTCGGGAATGGTCATTCCTGAAGCGATCAACTCCAGGAGGATCGCAACAGATATTCGCGTGTCGCGCACCCGCGGCGCGCCTCCCAGGTGGTCAGGATCTGAAACAATCCAGTGCATGGCTATCTCCGACAACATCTAAACTATCACAATTGAGCACGACCGCGCCAGATCTCCGTGAAACTCTCGCGTTGTCTCACACATTCCCGTGTTTTCGTATTACAAAAACACGGGAGTAGTCACTCTGACGATTTGAGAGTTCTCAAAAGCCGATAGTTGCGGATTGGCGCAATTGAGCAAACGCGATGGTGAATTGATTCTCACATTTCCGGAATTCCGGAAACGTGGCAGTGCCTGCTTTCTCCCCCTGCGATTCAATCCGTGCGCACGCTCCGCCGAGAGAAATACAGGGCAAAGTACGGGACCAGGTTGAAAAGGATGATGCCGATTTTGAAAATCGACATGCCCAAGTAATGCAGCAAGTCAAACTGCTCGACGGAAAGATGAAACCATCGGCTGTGAAACAGATACATCCAATCGTGTGCCAGGATAAAAAACAAAAACCACACCAATAATATGCCGTAGTTGATTAGTGCGCACCGCAGAAGCGCGCTACGCACCGTGTCGATGGTCATATTCTACCCCCAGTCTGGGAAAAGATCGGACGAGAGTTTGAGCGATGCGGCCCGTAATGTTGTTAAGGTCTACCGGACGTGTAGCCGCTCAGTCTCTTTCAATCTTAGAATATGTAGGGTCGAGGACTGGCGCGGTGTCTCTTAGGTGGAGCCTATCCGTTTGCCGTCTCTTTCGTTTGACGGTGCCTCATTAGCCTCACCGTAAACCCGTCTCCAGCCCCCGCCGCATCAAACCGGACGTGACCCTTTCGGTCATCCGGCTTTCCTGAATCTGTTCATCACCAAGCGTTATCTGCCTAGCGCACTGGAAGTGCTTTCACGGCCGATCTGTAAAAGTAGCGGACCTCGTATGGATCGACGAGTCCCCACTCTCTGTAGATCGTCTCGTTACTCCACCTCTTCCAGCCGCAGCCCGGACGGCCCCTTTGTTTCATCGCAAACCGGCGTATTTTCCTCATCACCTCAAAGCGTATCCAAGCAAACGCCCGGCGGGAATTTCCAACTCGAAAGTAGTTCACCCAACCCACAATTACAGGTCGGATTCGCTCAAGCACTTCCTTGAGCTTTCGATGCCGGGAAAATTTGAGAATCTTTCCCACTCGTCGAAGAAGCTCGCTCTGTTTCTTCTTCATCGGCGTGCGCAGGATGAATCTCTTCCCCAACGCACGCGGCTGTAACGTTTCATGAATAGCTCATCTCCAAATGAAAATTATTTTGTTCCGGGCAAGGAATGACGAGATGGGGACTTTTGTTCGAGAAAAGCAAAATTACACTCGACCAAAAACTTCTGCCCGTTGACTGAGCAAGTCGACTGCCAGGAGAAGTTGCGCGTGGGAAGAAAGCGGAAATATTTTGTCGGCGGTCTTGTTACCTATGAGGAGCGCACGGCGAGAGAATCACCGGAGCTTCAGAGCGACAACGGCGCGGCGAACAATTACCCGCGCGCCGTATGAAAAAGACTTACATGCGGTAGGAAAACGTCTACACGGGGACTGCTGGAAGGATTTCGCAGAAAGAGGCGAGGTCTCGCGCGGCTCAGAGCCATTTGCCGACGATCGGCAGGTCGCCGGGAGCGCCGAAGGGACCGAGGCATAGGTCCAGGCCGCAGCCGTCCCAGTTGCCGTTGCCGTTGAGATCCAACAACCATTCGCCCGTGCTCGGGCGAAAGACGCCGATCTTATCCGCGCCGCCGCCGTCCCAATCGCCGACGACGGGCAGATCGCCCGGCGCGCCGAAAATAATACAGTCATCGGCACAGTCCTTTGTCTCTCCGGCGTCTCCGGAATCGAGCAGCCATTCGCCCGTGCTCGGACGAAAGATCCCGATTTTCGTTTGTCCTTCCCCGTTCCAATCGCCGACCACCGGGATGTCTCCGGGAGCGCCGAACGTGAGACAGCGATCGATGCTGCAGCTATCAAGGACGCCGTTGCCGTTGAGATCGAAATACCACTCGCCCGTGCTCGGCCGAAAGACGCCGATTTTATCCGCGCCGCCGCCGGTCCAGTCTCCCACCACCGGCACATCGCCGGGGCTGCCGTATACGCGCCGGCAGGAGCGCGGCTCGCAACCGTCGAGAATGCCGTTGTCGTTGAGATCGAGGTACCAGCTCGCGGTGCTCGTATCGAAAAGTCCCAACGACATTGTCGGGGCGCCGGTCCAGGATCCGGCGACGGGAACGTCTCCTTCTTGGCCGAGATTTCGCACGCAGCTCTCGACGTTGCAGGCGGCCATGAAACCGCTGCCGCTGCTATCGAGAAACCAGTCGCCCGTGCTCGGACGAAAGACGCCGATAGCGGAGGGCGAGCCGGGAGCGGCGGAGGCGGCAGAATTACTTTTGGCCGCGGACGCTGGAGGATTACTTCTGGTCACGGACGCTGGAGGATTACTTTTGGCCGCGAACGCCGGATTCGCCGGCTGGTTCGCCGCTGCAACGTTCGGACCGTGGCCCGGCGCGAGCCGGTTAAATTTGGCGATGCACTTTTTGTTCGCGTCCATCGTCACGGTCCCGTCCCTGCAATCCTTGGGTCCGCTCCAGCCCGTAAAGACCGAGCCGCCGGCCGGAACAGCCGTCAACGTAACGATCGTCTGAGCCGCGTAGGTTGCGCTGCACGTCGAGCCGCAATTGATTCCACCCGGCAAACTGCGAACCGTCCCGGCGCCGCTCCCCGCCTTTACAATCGTGATATAGGCGCGGCTCGTGCCGCAAGCCGAATTTGAGTACTGCGAATTTCCCCCGCGGTTGTACGCCCGCACCCGGTAGCAGTAAGTGGCTCCGTCCACGACATTGGAATCGACGTAGGTTGTAACGTTGCGGCCGGTCTTGCCGACGTGCTTATATTTGCCCTCTCCGAGTCTGCGCTCGATCTCGAATCCATCTTCATTGTTGGAGGCATCGATCCAGGACAGCCGGAGTTGCGTCGCATCCGCTCTCTCAGCGATGGCGGTGGCTGCAAGCGACAGGAAAAGCGCGAATAACAGGCGAGTGTTGCCGTATTGCTTCATAATAATGATTCCGAGTCCGGCCCGCAGACGAGAGAACCTGGTCGCCGGATCTCAAGCCAAAGCAAAACCATACGTGGGACGAAAATGAATGACCCACAGGACGCGTGAGAGTCTTCTAGCGAGGGGCGATAACGCATCCACCACCTTAACAACCCCCGATTCGGAAACGACGCGCGGCGCGTCGACCGCGTACCGAATCAAAACTTTTCCTTCCGGCGGCATAACATAGGATCTCCTATTGTCAAGAAATTTTTCTTTGCGTTTTAGAGAACGAAACGAAGTTAGAGTTAGAATGTGATTGATTCGGTTCATGAAATGAGCAAGCCCAATGCCAAGATTTGAATTGCGACGAAAGAAAACCTTCGGTTATTTCCGACTGGGGATTTTTCCTATGAAAAATACGTGCGGGGATCGCGAAGCTTGTGATCGGCGTTGTCTATTTGCTAAAAGTTCACCGGCCCAATGCGTATGAAAAACACTTACACCGCGGTAGGTAATTGCCTACAGTAAAAAATGCTGGACGAGAAAGTGACGATGAGTTGAAATTTACTATTCTATCTGACTCTATTGCGCAATTGCTTATTTCTCTTTGAGCGCGCGCCAGACTTTTTCCGGAGTGATGGGCAGCTCGTAAAAGCGGATGCCGACGGCTCGCGCCAGCGCATTGGCGACGGCCGAAGCGACGGGCAATAGCCCGCCCTCTCCCATGCCCTTGGCGCCGAAGGGCCCCGGACCGTTCTCGTTTTCTATCAGCGCGGAGGAAAACTCTTCGGGCAGATCGTTGAAGTTGGGCACGCGGTAGTCCACCAGATTCGGATTCAAGAGCTGCCCGTCTTCGTAGAGCATTTCCTCGAAGAGCGTGTGTCCCAGCCCGAAGACCACGCCCCCCTCGTCTTGTCCTTCGCACTGGACCGGATTGACGGCCCTGCCGACGTCGGCGACGGAAACGTACTTCCTGAGATGCACCGCGCCGGTCTCGCGATCCACTTCGACCTCGGCGCCGCCCCACCCGACTTCCCAGAACGTCGTCGTCGCCCCTAAGGCGGCTTTCTTGGTCTTCAGGTCCCGGTAAATTCCTCGACCGATGACCTCTCCCGCCTTGCTGCCGAAAAATTCCGTGATGACGTAGCCGTACGAAAGCGCTTTGCCGCGCTTGCCGCGAACTTTCCCATCTTCGAGCTTCAGCTCCGTTACTTTGCAGTCGAGAACATCCGCCGCGGCCGAGAGGAGCTGCTTCTTCGCGTCCTCCGCCGCGCGCTCGACCGCCAGCCCCATCACCGTCATCGAACTGCTCGCGCTGGTGGAAACGTCGTAGGGCGTTACGTCCGTATCCAATTGCGCGACCGATATCCTGTCCAGAGTCAGCGATAAGGTCTCCGCGACCACCTGGCTCAAGGCGGTCTTCGATCCTTGGCCGATCTCCACCGTGCCGGTGAGCAGTACCACGCTGCCGTCGGACGACATCTTGACCGTCGCGCCGGCGATCTTGAAAGTTCCGCCGGCGTCCTTGAGACAAACGCTCAAGCCTTTTCCGCTGTCCGGTTTCGCGCGGCGTTTCCAATCCAATGCCTTCGCGACCTTGAGCAATCCTTCCTTGAGATCGCAATCGACCGGCGTGTCGCCGGGCGTATACTCCTCGCCTTTCTTGAGCAGGTTCTTCAAGCGAAACTCGAGCGGATCGATGCCGAGCCGCTCGGCGATGAGGTCGGTGTGCGATTCATAGGCCCAGGCGACTTGCACCGAGCCGAAGCCGCGGAACGCGCCCGCCGGAACCGTGTTGCTGTAAACACAATAGGCATCCACCTTCACGTCCGGGATCCGATACGGTCCCAGCGCGCGATAGCCGGCCTTTTGCGTCACCCTCGGCCCCGCGTCGGCGTAGGCGCCGGTGTTCATGTAGATCTCGCACTCGCGCGCGAGCAGGCGGCCGTCCGCGGCGACGCCGCTCTTGATGCGCACGCGCGCCGGATGGCGCGTGACCGTCTTGAAGCTGTCGCCGACGCTCATGACGAGCTTCACGGGCCGGCGCGCTTTCCAGGAAAGCGCCGCCGCGATCGGCTCCGCCTTGACGTAAAGCTTGCCGCCGTAGCCGCCGCCGACGTAAGGCACGACGATCCTCACATGGCTCAGAGGCAGGGCGAAAATCGCGGCGAGTTGGTCGCGGAGGCCGAAAGGGTCCTGGCAGGAGCTCCAGACCGTAAGATGATCCCGCTCGAAATGAGCGACCATGACGTGGGGCTCCAGCGAGCAGTGCTGCACCTTGGGGAAGCGGAAGGTGTCTTCGAAAACGTAGTCGGATTTGTGCAAGGCTTTCACGGCGTCGCCGCGGGCGTAGCCGAAGTGCGAGCAGATGTTCGTGCCTTTGAATTTGTCCGGCGCGCCGTAGCTCGAGCCGCGCAGCTCGGCTTTGCCGAACCACTGGTCGTGAACCAGCGGCGCGCCTTCGGCGATCGCCTCTTCGATCGCCGTCATCGCGGGAAGATCCTCGTACTCGACGTCGATCAGGCCGAGCGCCTGCTCGGCCGTCATTTCGTCCACGGCGAGGACGGCGGCGACCGGATCGCCGGCGTATCTCACCTTATCCGTGGCAACGATCGATTGGTCTTTGTAGATCGCGCCGTAGCGCGAGTTGAGCCCCGAAAGATCGTCGCGCGTCAGCACGGTGATGACTCCAGGCATGCTTGCCGCCTTGCGCGCGTCGATTTTTACGATCTTCGCGTGCGGCACGGCGCTCCGAAGGATTTTGGCGTAGCCCATTCCCGAGAGCTCGACGTCTCCGGTGTAGAGGGCGCTTCCGGTCACCTTCTCCACGCCGTCCAGGCGCCAAGGGGAAGCTCCGACGATCTTCAAAGCTCTTCTTTTTTCAACGTTGTGACGTTTCACGCGATCGAACTTTCGCGAACGTCAGCTGTCAGCGCTCAGCCTCGCCTTTTCCCTCACCCAACCCTCTCCCTGAGGGAGAGGGCAAGGGTGAGGGTTCGCTGACGGTTAACACTCATTTGCGAATCTTTGGGCTTTCGTTCTCCGGAAAGTAGGCGTCGCAGAACGGACAATGGAAATTCATGCCCGAGCCGAGCATGTGGGGGTTGGCGACAAATATCTTGTTGCACTTCGGACAGGTGATCTCGATGGTTTGACCCATTACTCCTCCTGAAATCACCCTCTCCCTACCCTCTCCCTGCACGGGAGAGGGAAAGGGTGAGGGCTACGCCCAGTACGTCGTCCGGTCCGTCGGAATGTGCTGCAAGACCTCGCCGGGAATATAATCCTCCAGCTTGACCCGCACCATGGCGTCGTCCGGACACTTGGATACCGGCGAGAAGGGCCGGTCGAGCGGCCGCGTCGCGTCGATGATCATGCCGGAGGTCTTGATCTCGTCCATCAGCGACGGATCCAAGAAGTTCCCCCGGAACAGCGGCTGGAGAATCGAAACCTGGGCGTGCGGCTGCACCCGCGTCGCCAGCGCCCAGAGAATGTCGGTCGGATCGTACACGTCGATATCGTCGTCGAAGACGAAGACGTTTTTCGCGTGATCGAACGTCAGCGCCGCGGCCGCGGCCCGTCCGGGATCGCCCTCGGACATTTTCTTCATCGCGATGAAGATGTTGTACTGCGCGTGCCGGCCGAACTTGCACACGGCCGTGACGCCGGGCACCGCCTCGCGGCAGCGGCGGAGATAAGCGCCTTCGCGCGGCAGGTCCATCCACGGTTTGTCGCCTTCCGGCGTGATCACGGATTGATACATGCCGCCTTTGCGATAGTTGATCGCGCGCACCTGATACTCGACGCAGGTCGTGTAGCGCTGCGGGCCGAGGTAACCCGGCGCCTCGCCGAACGGCCCCTCGACCATGCGCTTGCCGGGAATGAGCGCGCCTTCGATAACGATCTCGGCGTCGGCGGGGATGAGCAGATCGTCGCCCCAGGTTTCCGACGGCGTGAGACGCAAGGGTTCCTGGAGATAGCCGCCGATGACGTC
This genomic stretch from Candidatus Binatia bacterium harbors:
- a CDS encoding UbiD family decarboxylase; translated protein: MAKSLRTFLEDCRREIPNEIVHIKKEVDPAHYDVTAIIKHLGAMKKFPILIFDRPQNLHCKASGDFKLVMNCEISQRKIQVALGIPKETSRPQMAEICLEREGRRVPPIVIDKRQAPVKEVVKTGKEVDIFELPVMRHHYMDGGPYITLSSITRDRKSGIYNCSYHRMEVKTKNTTVLYASPRHLWKIFREHEEANVECPVATVLGHHPAYHMGACYTGAFEVSEYDVIGGYLQEPLRLTPSETWGDDLLIPADAEIVIEGALIPGKRMVEGPFGEAPGYLGPQRYTTCVEYQVRAINYRKGGMYQSVITPEGDKPWMDLPREGAYLRRCREAVPGVTAVCKFGRHAQYNIFIAMKKMSEGDPGRAAAAALTFDHAKNVFVFDDDIDVYDPTDILWALATRVQPHAQVSILQPLFRGNFLDPSLMDEIKTSGMIIDATRPLDRPFSPVSKCPDDAMVRVKLEDYIPGEVLQHIPTDRTTYWA
- a CDS encoding xanthine dehydrogenase family protein molybdopterin-binding subunit, whose protein sequence is MKIVGASPWRLDGVEKVTGSALYTGDVELSGMGYAKILRSAVPHAKIVKIDARKAASMPGVITVLTRDDLSGLNSRYGAIYKDQSIVATDKVRYAGDPVAAVLAVDEMTAEQALGLIDVEYEDLPAMTAIEEAIAEGAPLVHDQWFGKAELRGSSYGAPDKFKGTNICSHFGYARGDAVKALHKSDYVFEDTFRFPKVQHCSLEPHVMVAHFERDHLTVWSSCQDPFGLRDQLAAIFALPLSHVRIVVPYVGGGYGGKLYVKAEPIAAALSWKARRPVKLVMSVGDSFKTVTRHPARVRIKSGVAADGRLLARECEIYMNTGAYADAGPRVTQKAGYRALGPYRIPDVKVDAYCVYSNTVPAGAFRGFGSVQVAWAYESHTDLIAERLGIDPLEFRLKNLLKKGEEYTPGDTPVDCDLKEGLLKVAKALDWKRRAKPDSGKGLSVCLKDAGGTFKIAGATVKMSSDGSVVLLTGTVEIGQGSKTALSQVVAETLSLTLDRISVAQLDTDVTPYDVSTSASSSMTVMGLAVERAAEDAKKQLLSAAADVLDCKVTELKLEDGKVRGKRGKALSYGYVITEFFGSKAGEVIGRGIYRDLKTKKAALGATTTFWEVGWGGAEVEVDRETGAVHLRKYVSVADVGRAVNPVQCEGQDEGGVVFGLGHTLFEEMLYEDGQLLNPNLVDYRVPNFNDLPEEFSSALIENENGPGPFGAKGMGEGGLLPVASAVANALARAVGIRFYELPITPEKVWRALKEK
- a CDS encoding fibronectin type III domain-containing protein encodes the protein MKQYGNTRLLFALFLSLAATAIAERADATQLRLSWIDASNNEDGFEIERRLGEGKYKHVGKTGRNVTTYVDSNVVDGATYCYRVRAYNRGGNSQYSNSACGTSRAYITIVKAGSGAGTVRSLPGGINCGSTCSATYAAQTIVTLTAVPAGGSVFTGWSGPKDCRDGTVTMDANKKCIAKFNRLAPGHGPNVAAANQPANPAFAAKSNPPASVTRSNPPASAAKSNSAASAAPGSPSAIGVFRPSTGDWFLDSSGSGFMAACNVESCVRNLGQEGDVPVAGSWTGAPTMSLGLFDTSTASWYLDLNDNGILDGCEPRSCRRVYGSPGDVPVVGDWTGGGADKIGVFRPSTGEWYFDLNGNGVLDSCSIDRCLTFGAPGDIPVVGDWNGEGQTKIGIFRPSTGEWLLDSGDAGETKDCADDCIIFGAPGDLPVVGDWDGGGADKIGVFRPSTGEWLLDLNGNGNWDGCGLDLCLGPFGAPGDLPIVGKWL
- a CDS encoding DUF433 domain-containing protein — protein: MHWIVSDPDHLGGAPRVRDTRISVAILLELIASGMTIPDIVKEYPSLTEEAIRGTLEELAHSDLLSAR
- a CDS encoding DUF5615 family PIN-like protein; its protein translation is MKILLDENLPESLLAALRRLGHQADSVNSLRLKGIDNGALYRLAAQSYDLCFTRDAGFVHNVRQTQPLVNVKVLRVTMRQQSGGLFAAAFIQAFVAADWTQYGNGNDWP